One genomic window of Salvia miltiorrhiza cultivar Shanhuang (shh) chromosome 4, IMPLAD_Smil_shh, whole genome shotgun sequence includes the following:
- the LOC131021225 gene encoding aminoaldehyde dehydrogenase 2, peroxisomal-like, translating to MAIPIPSRQLFIDGEWREPVHKNRIPIINPSTEETIGDIPAATAEDVKIAVEAARKALVRNGGKDWANATGAHRAKYLRAIAAKITEKKSDLAKLEALDCGKPLEEAAWDIDDVAGCFEYFADMAEAFDSKKKTPVSVPMDTFKCYVLKEPLGVVGLITPWNYPLLMATWKVAPALAAGCTAILKPSELASITCLELAEVCRDVGLPSGVLNILTGFGPEAGAPLVSHPDVDKIAFTGSSATGSKIMTAAASLVKPVTLELGGKSPIVVFEDVDLDKAAEWALFGCFWTNGQICSATSRLIVHESIAEAFLDKLVKWCENIKISDPLEEGCRLGPIVSSGQYEKVLKFISTAKDEGATILCGGVRPQHLKKGFFVEPTIITDVKTSMQIWREEVFGPVLCVKTFTTEEEAIELANDTHYGLGAAVLSQDLERCERLTKAFQAGIVWVNCSQPCFSQAPWGGKKRSGFGRELGEWGLDNYLNVKQVTQYISDDPWGWYKPPTKP from the exons ATGGCAATCCCTATACCAAGTCGTCAACTCTTCATCGACGGAGAATGGAGAGAGCCCGTCCATAAGAATCGCATCCCCATCATCAACCCCTCCACTGAGGAGACTATCG GGGATATTCCAGCAGCTACAGCTGAAGATGTTAAGATTGCGGTTGAGGCAGCTCGCAAAGCTCTTGTTCGGAATGGGGGCAAAGATTGGGCCAATGCGACGGGTGCACACCGTGCCAAGTACTTACGAGCCATTGCTGCTAAG ATAACAGAGAAGAAATCAGATCTGGCAAAACTTGAAGCGCTTGATTGTGGAAAGCCATTGGAAGAAGCAGCTTGGGATATA GATGACGTTGCTGGATGTTTTGAATATTTTGCTGATATGGCTGAAGCATTTGATTCAAAGAAAAAGACTCCTGTTTCTGTTCCCATGGATACATTCAAGTGTTACGTTTTGAAAGAACCCCTTGGGGTGGTTGGGCTGATTACGCCATG GAATTACCCTCTGTTAATGGCAACATGGAAAGTTGCCCCAGCTCTGGCAGCTGGCTGTACAGCGATACTTAAACCATCAGAATTAGCATCCAT CACATGTTTGGAGTTGGCTGAAGTGTGTCGGGATGTCGGCCTTCCATCTGGGGTTCTCAATATTTTGACAGGCTTTGGTCCTGAAGCTGGTGCTCCTTTGGTTTCACATCCTGATGTTGACAAG ATAGCATTTACAGGGAGTAGTGCTACAGGAAGCAAAATTATGACTGCTGCTGCATCACTTGTAAAA CCAGTTACGCTTGAACTTGGAGGAAAAAGTCCAATAGTCGTTTTTGAAGATGTTGATCTTGACAAAG CTGCTGAATGGGCTCTCTTCGGATGCTTTTGGACGAATGGTCAAATATGCAGTGCTACTTCTCGACTCATAGTCCAT GAAAGCATTGCAGAAGCATTTTTGGACAAACTGGTAAAATGGTGCGAGAACATTAAGATTTCAGACCCGTTAGAGGAAGGCTGCAGGCTTGGCCCTATTGTTAGCAGCGGACAG TACGAAAAGGTATTGAAGTTCATATCAACAGCTAAGGATGAAGGTGCAACCATCTTATGTGGGGGTGTGCGACCTCAG CATCTAAAGAAAGGCTTCTTCGTCGAACCCACCATAATAACGGATGTAAAAACTTCCATGCAAATATGGAGAGAAGAAGTTTTCGGACCAGTTCTCTGTGTTAAAACATTCACAACCGAAGAAGAAGCCATTGAACTGGCAAATGACACACA CTATGGTTTGGGTGCTGCCGTATTATCACAAGACCTAGAAAGGTGTGAACGGTTAACCAAG GCTTTTCAAGCAGGCATTGTGTGGGTCAACTGCTCGCAGCCCTGCTTCTCACAAGCTCCTTGGGGAGGCAAGAAGCGCAGTGGTTTTGGGCGTGAACTTGGAGAATG GGGGCTCGATAACTACTTGAACGTGAAGCAAGTCACACAATATATATCTGATGATCCGTGGGGTTGGTACAAGCCTCCAACAAAGCCATGA
- the LOC131021226 gene encoding uncharacterized protein LOC131021226 — MGSSEERVVAVIMVGGPTKGTRFRPLSLNISKPLFPLAGQAMVLHPITACKRIPNLVQIFLIGFYEEREFALFVSSISNELRVPVRYLKEDKPHGSAGGLYNFRDRIMEENPSHIFLLNCDVCCSFPLPEMLEAHRRYGGIGTILVNKVSPESAYQFGELVADPDTNELLHYTEKPETFVSDRINCGVYVFSPGIFTAIQGVSTQRKERATLRRVTSFEALQPANRSLPTDFVKLDQDILSPLAGKKQFYVYETLDFWEQIKTPGMSLRCSGLYLAQFRLTSPYLLASGDGSKNATVSGDVFIHPSAKAHPTAKIGPNVSISANARIGAGARLVSCIILDDVDIQENAVVIHAIVGWKSSIGRWSRVQASGDYSAKLGVTILGESVTVEDEVVVTNSIVLPHKTLNVSVQDEIIL; from the exons ATGGGCAGCTCGGAAGAAAGAGTTGTTGCCGTGATCATGGTGGGAGGCCCTACTAAAG GAACTAGATTTAGGCCATTGTCACTGAATATCTCGAAACCGCTTTTTCCACTGGCAGGACAGGCTATGGTTCTTCATCCTATTACTGCTTGTAAACGG ATCCCAAATCTGGTTCAGATCTTCCTCATTGGTTTTTATGAAGAGCGTGAATTCGCATTGTTTGTTTCGTCCATTTCTAATGAGCTTCGGGTGCCTGTGAG ATATTTGAAAGAGGACAAGCCTCATGGTTCAGCTGGTGGACTTTATAACTTCAGGGATAGGATCATGGAAGAAAATCCG TCACACATTTTTTTGCTGAATTGCGATGTTTGTTGCAGTTTTCCACTGCCAGAAATGCTAG AAGCTCACAGAAGATACGGTGGAATTGGGACAATCTTGGTGAACAAG GTTTCTCCTGAATCCGCATACCAGTTTGGCGAACTTGTGGCTGATCCTGATACGAATGAATTGTTGCATTATACTGAGAAACCTGAGACCTTT GTTAGTGACCGTATTAACTGTGGAGTCTATGTGTTTAGCCCGGGCATCTTTACAGCTATTCAAGGTGTATCCACACAACGAAAGGAAAGAG CTACCCTAAGGCGTGTAACCAGCTTTGAAGCACTTCAACCTGCAAACAG GAGTCTTCCTACAGATTTTGTGAAATTGGATCAAGATATTCTATCTCCACTTGCTGGGAAGAAGCAGTTTTATGTATACGAAACCCTTGATTTTTGGGAACAAATTAAAACTCCCGG AATGTCACTGAGATGTTCTGGGCTCTATCTTGCACAGTTTAGGTTAACTTCGCCCTATCTTTTAGCAAGTGGAGATGGTTCGAAGAATGCTACTGTCTCTGGTGATGTATTTATTCATCCTTCTGCAAAAGCTCATCCAACTGCTAAA ATTGGTCCGAATGTTTCAATCTCAGCCAATGCTCGGATAGGAGCTGGGGCGAGGCTTGTCAGCTGCATTATCCTTGATGATGTTGATATCCAG GAAAATGCTGTCGTCATTCATGCAATTGTTGGATGGAAGTCCTCCATCGGAAGGTGGTCTAGGGTCCAG GCTTCGGGAGATTACAGCGCGAAACTTGGGGTTACAATTCTAG GAGAATCTGTGACTGTTGAAGATGAAGTTGTGGTGACCAATAGCATTGTACTTCCACACAAGACTCTCAATGTCAGTGTTCAAGACGAAATCATATTGTAA
- the LOC131023326 gene encoding uncharacterized protein LOC131023326, which yields MARRKDLSSFERAAILQFLLEGSKSGKPGRGKLTAAVQKWKSSRRTISRLWAAAKKQKDRGEVISCLSKKPSNPRRKCVEIDLGLIASIDLTKRSTIRRLACGIGCSKTTVGRWIQSGLIRAYTNAIKPDLMAPNKLLRLRFSLEALEWDRIVRSSSFKSTHNTVHIDEKWFYITKTSQRFYLTPEETEPHRTCKSKKFIQKVMFMCAVCRPVFDDDGSCLFDGKIGIFPFTELVPAKRKSKNRAAGTMELKPIQSITKEVVKDCFINKIVPAIKAKWPANASKTIYIQQDNARPHIQDSDPDFRAVASADGFDIHLINQPPNSPNTNINDLGWFRAIQSLQTESVCNSVSDLVNVVINSFNELSPNTLNKVFLSLQSCMIEILKVKGRNSYKIPHMRKDALIRQDMLPLNLQVPSELVRKCISYLIEHGALSITDSLMQQLGVNA from the exons ATGGCTAGAAGAAAAGATCTTTCTTCATTTGAAAGGGCAGCTATACTTCAATTCCTTCTTGAAGGGAGCAAAAGCGGCAAACCGGGCAGAGGAAAGCTCACTGCAGCGGTGCAAAAGTGGAAGAGTTCCCGCCGGACCATTAGTCGACTTTGGGCAGCTGCAAAAAAGCAAAAAGATCGTGGTGAGGTAATTAGTTGTTTGAGTAAAAAACCTTCAAATCCAAGAAGAAAATGTGTAGAAATTGATTTAGGATTGATTGCTAGCATAGACTTGACAAAAAGATCTACAATTAGAAGGCTAGCATGTGGGATTGGATGCAGTAAAACAACAGTTGGCAGGTGGATTCAATCCGGGCTGATCAGAGCATATACAAATGCAATCAAGCCTGATCTTATGGCTCCAAACAAGTTACTTAGGCTACGGTTTTCCTTAGAAGCTCTAGAATGGGATAGGATTGTTAGGAGTTCATCATTTAAAAGCACGCACAACACAGTCCACATTGATGAAAAGTGGTTTTACATCACAAAAACATCACAAAGGTTCTACCTCACCCCTGAAGAGACAGAACCGCATAGGACATGCAAGAGCAAAAAATTCATCCAAAAAGTCATGTTCATGTGTGCTGTGTGTCGGCCAGTGTTTGATGATGATGGCAGCTGCTTGTTTGATGGGAAGATTGGAATATTTCCATTCACAGAATTAGTACCAGCCAAAAGGAAGAGCAAAAACAGGGCTGCAGGGACAATGGAGCTCAAGCCCATACAAAGCATCACAAAAGAAGTTGTGAAAGATTGCTTTATAAACAAG ATTGTTCCTGCTATTAAAGCAAAATGGCCAGCAAATGCTAGCAAAACCATCTACATACAACAAGATAATGCTAGGCCTCACATACAAGACTCAGACCCAGATTTCAGAGCTGTTGCTTCAGCAGATGGATTTGATATTCATTTGATAAATCAACCACCAAACTCCCCAAACACAAACATCAATGATCTGGGGTGGTTTAGGGCAATTCAGTCCCTACAAACTGAATCAGTTTGTAACAGTGTATCAGATCTTGTGAATGTTGTGATTAATTCATTCAATGAATTAAGCCCAAACACTTTGAACAAAGTGTTTTTGAGCTTACAATCTTGCATGATTGAAATTCTGAAGGTTAAAGGGAGGAATAGCTACAAAATTCCTCATATGAGGAAGGATGCACTAATTAGGCAGGATATGCTCCCATTGAATCTCCAAGTTCCAAGTGAACTTGTTAGGAAGTGCATATCTTATCTAATTGAGCATGGAGCACTATCCATAACTGACTCATTAATGCAACAGTTGGGAGTGAATGCATGA